The Candidatus Eremiobacterota bacterium genome contains the following window.
GTCGCCTGCTCGTAGCCCTTTTGCATCGCATCGGCGGCGATTTGCTGGAGCTGCTTCGCCTGCTCCATCGCCCGGTTGAAGAAAGAATCCATGTGCTTCGTCTCTCCTACGGCGCGGCGTCCCCGCCATGGACGGTGAGAACCCAGCGCAGCGCGCGTGCGTATTGGTCGAGCTCGCGCACCGTCCGGCGCAGCCAGCGGAACGCGGGGTCGGTACGCTGATCCGTACCCGATCCCGATTCCACCTGTTTCACGAAGGCCCGGATCGCCGCCAGCTGCTCCTCGATCCCGTCCCAGCGCGCGCGCAGCGTCGCCTCGGAGGCGTCGGGAAGCCGGTCGAGGACCGGCGGCGCCGGCCGCCCCTCGAACCGCACGCAGAACTCCAGCCGCGCCAGCGTGTAGTCGCTCGAGCCTCGGATGAAGCTTGCCAGGAGGTTAACGAGGCGCGGGTTCATTTTAACGGCGCTCCGCCCCAGGCTCCGCGCCCCCCATGCTGCGCATGGGGCCCCCATACTTTGAGCGCGCTCGCGATTACTATCTTAGCGGGATTCCCCGAGGGCGCGCTACATTGAACACTGTCGTGAGTCATCGGTACGTGATCGTCGGGAACGGGTTTGCAGGAACGACCTGTGCGGAGCAGCTCCGCAAGGCCGATCCTGCTTGTTCCATCGTCCTTTTCGCGGACGAGCCGTACTGTCTCTACAACCGGATCGCGCTGCCGCCGATGCTTCGCAAGCAGGTGACCGAGCAGAAAGTGATCATGCGCGACGTCGCCTGGCACCAGAAGCTCAACATCGACCTGCGGCTCTCGACCCGCGTCGACACGCTGAACGTCGCCGAGAAGACCGTCGTGGCGAACGGGAGTGAGGAGCCGTTCGACGCGCTCTTGCTCGCGACCGGCGGTCGTCCGAACCCGTCCACCGCGCCCGGCGCGCTCGGCGCCGGCAACGTCTACAACTTCCAGTACATGGACGACACGAAGGCGATCTCGCACGCGCTCGAGACGGCGAAGGTCGCGGTCGCGGTCGGCGGCTCGTTCATCGCCTACGAGCTGGCGGAAGCGTTCGTCTCGCGCGGCGTCGAGACGCACTGGCTGATTCGCGGGCCGCGTTTCTTGCGCCGCATGCTGGACGAGATGGCCGGCGAGCTGTTGCACGACGCCGCGCGCGCCGACGGCGTGCACCTGCACTTCGGCGAGGAAGTGCGCGAGCTCGTGCGCTCGAACGGCGCCGTGTCGAAGCTCGTGACCACCAGCGGCGAAACGATCGAGACCGACTTGGTCGGCATCGGGCTCGGCCTGACCATCAACATGGAACTGTGTGAAGGAACGCCGATTCGAACGCGCAC
Protein-coding sequences here:
- a CDS encoding FAD-dependent oxidoreductase; the encoded protein is MGPPYFERARDYYLSGIPRGRATLNTVVSHRYVIVGNGFAGTTCAEQLRKADPACSIVLFADEPYCLYNRIALPPMLRKQVTEQKVIMRDVAWHQKLNIDLRLSTRVDTLNVAEKTVVANGSEEPFDALLLATGGRPNPSTAPGALGAGNVYNFQYMDDTKAISHALETAKVAVAVGGSFIAYELAEAFVSRGVETHWLIRGPRFLRRMLDEMAGELLHDAARADGVHLHFGEEVRELVRSNGAVSKLVTTSGETIETDLVGIGLGLTINMELCEGTPIRTRTGIITDEHLETDVAGIFAAGDAAEFYDPIAEQHYRMGTWNSAGAHGKLAAHNMAAYANGGERKIFDTVPEYSSLVFSGQTITQFGLSPEYRDDIETEMHVEKDKGWYRALYFLDDRFVGAVLIGKGNRAGKRRYLEAIKTKARFPKESRRELLSWTAE